The genome window AATTCAAATGCGGCATTCCCTGTTGAGCAAGTTTCAAGGAACCATCCTGGGGGCAGTTTTAGGAGACTCTCTAGGCCTGCAATACCAGACGCAACTCGTGGGTATTCCCCCCCAAACAGAAGACTTGCAGCCGATTTTACAACTGACGAAACACCAACAATTGACCCTAAGAGGGGAAACATTAGCGTTGAATTCTGTCAACAGTAAAATCCCAAGTGGCAAAGACTCATCCAAATCCGGGAGACTTGCGGTAGCGTGTTCTGAAAGTTTAATTCGGTGTAGGGGTTTAGATTTAAAAGATTGGCGCGATACTTGGGAAGCATTTGCCAAGTCGGAAATCTACCATCCCCCCAACAGTGAGTTTCAAACCCTGCTTAACCCTGGTGAAGCTGCCGTTGCTGCGCTGCCATCGGCGATGTTTTTTCACGAAAATAAAGCCAAGCTGCGAGAAAAAATCATGCTGGCGATAGAGGTCTGGCACAACGAAAACCAGCCAGAATGGGAAACAGCTATTTTAGCAGTAGCATTTACGATCGCCAGAGCTCTCAAAGAAAGACTTGACCCGGCGACAGCGATCGAGCAAACAATTGCCTACGTCAAAACAGATAATGCCTTCACAGAGCTGCTGCTGCAAGTGCAAATACTACTAGAAAAGGGAGCCGATTTAGAAACAGCCGCAACTCACCTGTGCAAAAGCGCCACAGCTTTGCGAGAAAGACAGGGCGAAGGCAAGAAAAAATTACAAACCGAGTCAATTGTCAACCCTGGAAATTTCATTCCCATTGCCTTAGCTTTCTACTGCTTCTTGAACACCCCAGAAGACTTGCGCTTGTCAGTGGTGCGGGCTGCCCGCTGTGGTATAGCCGGACAAATAACCTGCGCTTTGACGGGAGCTTTGTCTGGAGCCTATAACGGCGTTGCTGGGATTCCTGTAGAATGGCGACAGGTATCTTCGGCTGAGGTTAAATCGCAGCAGCTAGCCCACGGCCGAGAACCCTCGCTCTGGGGAACGGGCAGCGATGCAAAAATTGTAGAGTTAGCAAATAACCTGTTTGCTGTTTGGGCAGGAGTTTACAGCCCCGATGCCGGACTGGATTCGGCAGCGCTAGCCCGATCGGTGGCGGCACCTTATGTCATTAGACCTCGTAAAATATAAAGTTTCGAGCTTTTAACGGTAAGGGGAAACCAGAAATTAGCAATTAGCCATTAACAAGTCACAAGCTAAAGTGGAAGGAGAGCGAGAATTAAAGATTAAAAAGTGAAAAATTAAATGTGAAAATTAAATCGGACGCCCCTGCCCCAACAAGCCGGGTTGAAACGAGAATATGGGGTTGGAAAACGAAGAATCTACGGAGAAACAAGGTTTTTAGCCCTCAGGCGCGAGTTCTTTTCAAGATAGACAAGGGAAGCCAAGAAGCTGCTTGCGTTGTTGGCTACCGTCAGGAAAGCCAACTGCTGGCGATAGTTAGCCAAAGTAGCCTGGAGGGTTGAATATTCAGCCAGGGTAGTTCGGATAAAATCAATCAAGATGCACAGTCAGAAATACTGACAAAGCTGCTGGATAACAGTGATATATCTTCGACACAAATGAATACGCTCTCCTCATTGATGCGGCAGATTGAGCAGCTAGGGGCTGCGCGCTCACTGCGCCAACACATTGCTAAAGTGCAAAATGGCAGCAGCAAAGCAGATACCTCACGCGCTGGCGGGCCTCTCCTGAGCCCTTTGCCGCGCCAGAAATGGCTTCTTCCCGAGACTTTTACTACTAAATTTACAAGTAAAACCTCCAAATCCAGCCTCAAAAATCAAGCTCGTTCCCCTATTTTGGCGCTGGTCGCGGTAGTTTCCCTAAGCAGCACTCTGGGCCACCGCTTTTACAACCAGCCGAAACTGGATGTGGGGACAAAAGCTCCTCAGACGATTAAGGCTCCTGCTACTGCTAGCATCCCCGATTACAAAACTACTGAAGAACAGCGGAAAGCAGCGCGGATGGGAGCTGTAGCGATATTAATGCTGGATTCTGCGGTCGATCGACAAATTTATCGAGAATTGCAAGAATTTTTGCAGCAGGGAAGCGAGCTCCGGGAGGCGGTAGGCCCGTTTCCGTTTGCGAGTCCCTCGGTGCTCTCAAATGCGGCTCAGATTTACTTGCGGGGCTGTCCGGAGTGGGAGTGGCGATCTATTGTGGCGCAAGCGGGTGACAAAAGTGCAACTTCCGAGCGGTTGAGTTTGGATTCCCCTACAATTGCTGCGGCAACAGATAACAAGTCTCAGCAAGATGCTATCGCTCAACTGCAAGCTTACAGCCGATCGGTCAGGGCAGCAGACTTTCAAAGCCTGACAGACAGTATTTCCTCTGCTCGCCGGCGCTATCTCAATGCTGTGGAGGCGCTGGGAAAACCGTCGGTTGTGGGGCTCCCACAGATTTACGATACTTCGCTGTTTGATTTGTCGGATGCAGCTTGGCAAAAAACCCAAACCGGTATGAGTCGGGCGGCAAAAAGGATGGTGGCTCAAGGTATCCCGCAGGGGTTGCCAAAAGAGATTTTGAAAGAAGCCGTGAAGCTGCAAGTGGCTGATGAAGTGCCGTTAGAGTCCCAAGCTTTGGCGGTGGAGGGTTTAACAGCGATTTTGCAGCCAAATCTGGTGAGAGATCGCGAGGAAACCAAACAGCTAGCTGAATTAGCGGCGCAAAAGGTGAAACCGGTAATGATCGCAGTAGAGCAGGGCGAGATAATTGTTGCACAAGGAGAAGAGATCTCGCAGGAAGATTTCGTGTTGCTGGACTATTTTGGCTTAAGCCGACGGGGGGTGAATTGGCTGGGGCTGACGGGTTTTGTTTGTTTAGTCGCGGGGGCAATTGCGATCGTACTGCTGGTGGAAAGGCACTACCGCTTGCGCCGGAGAGATCATTTGTTATTGCTGCTGCTGACTTTGAGCGCGCCGGTGCTGGTGAGTTTGGGGCTGCCTTGGACGAGTTTGCCGGCGATCGGGATTTTAGCGGGCGGCTTCTACGGTTCGGCAGTGGGAGTGACGGTGGTGGGGCTGCTGTCGGCGCTGCTGCCCGTTGGCTTAAATGTGGACGTGATTCATTTGGTGGCTAGCGGGGCGGGCGGATTGTTGGGCGCTTTTATGGCCGGGCGGCTGCGATCGCGCGAGGAATTGGCTCTTTTGGGCGTGGCTGTCGGCTTGACTCAGGGCACGGTTTATCTGGTGGGGACTTTGATTGCCAGCGCGGCTGCCGGTGCGATTTGGTACGTC of Oscillatoria nigro-viridis PCC 7112 contains these proteins:
- a CDS encoding ADP-ribosylglycohydrolase family protein — translated: MRHSLLSKFQGTILGAVLGDSLGLQYQTQLVGIPPQTEDLQPILQLTKHQQLTLRGETLALNSVNSKIPSGKDSSKSGRLAVACSESLIRCRGLDLKDWRDTWEAFAKSEIYHPPNSEFQTLLNPGEAAVAALPSAMFFHENKAKLREKIMLAIEVWHNENQPEWETAILAVAFTIARALKERLDPATAIEQTIAYVKTDNAFTELLLQVQILLEKGADLETAATHLCKSATALRERQGEGKKKLQTESIVNPGNFIPIALAFYCFLNTPEDLRLSVVRAARCGIAGQITCALTGALSGAYNGVAGIPVEWRQVSSAEVKSQQLAHGREPSLWGTGSDAKIVELANNLFAVWAGVYSPDAGLDSAALARSVAAPYVIRPRKI
- a CDS encoding HD family phosphohydrolase, giving the protein MNTLSSLMRQIEQLGAARSLRQHIAKVQNGSSKADTSRAGGPLLSPLPRQKWLLPETFTTKFTSKTSKSSLKNQARSPILALVAVVSLSSTLGHRFYNQPKLDVGTKAPQTIKAPATASIPDYKTTEEQRKAARMGAVAILMLDSAVDRQIYRELQEFLQQGSELREAVGPFPFASPSVLSNAAQIYLRGCPEWEWRSIVAQAGDKSATSERLSLDSPTIAAATDNKSQQDAIAQLQAYSRSVRAADFQSLTDSISSARRRYLNAVEALGKPSVVGLPQIYDTSLFDLSDAAWQKTQTGMSRAAKRMVAQGIPQGLPKEILKEAVKLQVADEVPLESQALAVEGLTAILQPNLVRDREETKQLAELAAQKVKPVMIAVEQGEIIVAQGEEISQEDFVLLDYFGLSRRGVNWLGLTGFVCLVAGAIAIVLLVERHYRLRRRDHLLLLLLTLSAPVLVSLGLPWTSLPAIGILAGGFYGSAVGVTVVGLLSALLPVGLNVDVIHLVASGAGGLLGAFMAGRLRSREELALLGVAVGLTQGTVYLVGTLIASAAAGAIWYVVLGTVGAQSLAGLAWSVVAIGISPYLEHVFDLITPIRLAELANPNRPLLKKLAAEAPGTFQHTLFVASLAEAAARELGCNVELVRTGTLYHDIGKMHDPLGFCENQMGGVNKHDEINDPWASAEMIKKHVTEGLVMARKHRLPKAIQAFIPEHQGTMLIAYFYHQAQQIAAKEIEDLKIALPDADNSKLTIASRQVREEDFRYDGPIPQSRETGILMLADSCEAALRSLKDATHEEALNMVNKILRARWQDNQLIDSDLTREDMSLIAEIFVRVWEQFNHKRIAYPSAVFTPR